TTCATTAGAACAGATATGggtaaatttagcattacatcacttgctcagcaatggatgctctgcagtgaatgggtgccgtcagaatgagtccaaacagctgataaaaatgtcacaatccacaccactccaacTCATCAGTTAACTTCTTGAGaagttctgacggcacccattcactgcagagcatccattggtgaacaagtgatgtaatgctaaaatctccaaatctgttaggattaagaaacaaactatatcttggatggcctgatggtgagtacattttccgtaatttttcattaacagGTGAATTGTTCCTTTAAAAGATCTGGATcaaaaaaggaagccatatttAATAATTCTCTTACAtccaaattatatttaaatgccaGGTTGGCTTCGTCTAGCAGCTTCTCTTTGGTCTCCGCATCCACTTCAAGCTCATTCATCCGGCTGCGGTACAGCCTCTTGAAGGCTGTGGGGTTGTGGATGCCTTCAAAATGGTAGAAGTTCAGTCCCTCACCAGCAGGGGGCAGTTTTAGAGCCCGCTGAGCCACTTTCTTCAGAATCTGCCCTCCTGACAGGTCACCCATGTAGCGGGTCCAAGCGTGTGCGACCAAACGAACCGGATCCTCACATCCCACCTCATGAATGCGGTCCACGTAAGGCCGCGTGGCTGCTGAGCAGGAGATCTTGCTCTCCCAGTCTTCACCGTAGAGATACTCCAGATCTTTGGCCAAGGCGTCTCGTCGGTGAAGCTCAGAGGGGAAATATAGTGGGGCAAACATGGGGTGGTCCTTGTTCTTCTCGATCTCTTCCTCAATGGCAGAATAAACGTAGTACAGGGCAACTGTGCCAAGCTGGGGGGCAAAATAGCAACAGAATGGAGGTCAAAACAAGTTCGGCTCTTTTATCAAACTCTACAAAAGATTCACCTTAAAAAGCTCTCGTTTGATTCGGCCCCTCAGGAAGTCCTTGACAAATGGTGAGTTCTCTGCTTTGTCGTGAGACTCCTTGGTTCCAGCCGCCAACACTTCTGACAGGTCATCAGGACTgaaaaagagatttttaaagataaaaattgtttgttctatactgccacctactggcttGGAGGTAGAGCCACTTAATTGCCAAAGAGTTTTTAATGCCATTGTAGAAATACAATAGTCATTTtgtgtatgatgcctagtgttttaaaatctgttcagatttttaAAGTGGTATGGTGCAGTGCAGCCTTAAATAATGCTTGTATTTCATTTTGAACAGATTTTTCATCCCGTGTGagtaaatatactttttttttttttttttttgtcaaagtactattcatttctttaggtgaaaaactttttaatgtGGATACACTTCAAGTCAGGACAAGGCCAATGCGGATGCATTCTTAATAGCTTAATAtacataaattttatttattaataacgcTGAAATGTACCTGAGAATATCATCGTCGCTCTCAGTGAGGATGTTTTCTCCTCCGTTAGACACTGCTGAATCTGCAGCCATCATGAACTGCCTGTGTTTATGTCTGGTTCTCCTCTGCTTGATAAATAAAGGCAAGTAGTCTACAAACAATGAAACTGTAACCAGTTACAACCAACCAAGGCCAAATATATTTAGCCACTGTCATGGCAATGGTGATAAAGCATAATCATCATGTCATGTAGTGTCAGTCTTCATTGCGCAACTCGTATCAATTGTAACATTAGTCATGACTCATGAGCGTCCGACAACAACTCGCGTGACATTGACTTATTATGACAGTCGGCATGTAAGTTTATGTAgctaattatattaatttgtatGCAGTACGTACCGATAGGATTTCGAGTTTTTCAACTATTTAAAACAGGACCGCTTTTATGTTTTACCTGGTCTGCAGTGTTTACGGTCGGCAGTCTGCTGCAGTTCACATCACGTTGTGTAAGTGTTTACAGAACTAGACCCGCCTccaaacaggaagtagaatgtcatGTAACCTTGATAGCTCCCCACATGGTGGATTCAAATGTAATTCTATACATAGGGAATAGTGAACGAGTGAACGAGTAAGCGATTTCGGACACAGCATTAAACctcatgtatatatatgtatatatatatatatatatatatatatatatatatatatatatacacactcaataatcgtgtatatatatatatatatatttatatatatttttttttttttgcttataaatacgttatttgttcttttaattgAAAGCTGGTGTGACAACTAgatctgtattatatctgtgTTATAAATCAGTGCGATTAAGTTTtatgttcacaaaaaaaaaacaataatcacAAAAGTCAAATATATggtaaatactatagtgtttttgaaccatactatagtaaagtacttgaattaatttgttgtggtaattcATAGTTGCTGTGGTAATATAAGAACTATAGTAAAATTACTTTACACTAACTTTTCTACAACTACAGGGTATATTATAGCCTActacaatacactacagtttactgtagtaaaaactaaagtataggctactacagtatttattacagtttatcagttcactACAGTTAATACTGCAGTATGtgtagcattcattaacaaagtggtgtaaataatatacagtataatacactttactatagtatggtttaaaaacactatagtatttactataaatgactacagtattttttcatgtgggtaATGATATAATGCAATATAGTATGAGTCTTCTTTAGCTCAAACGGTATGGTTTGAATAAacgtgtctgctaaatgcataaaagttaaaagaaatgaataaatagttgttaatgtaatataatataatataatatagcctAAAGTGTTTAATTTTGACCTATAGGTGCGATTTCCCTTTTCACCAATAGATGTCAGTGAAAACTAGATAATATCTGAAATCAAGCAGCGGGCGCTGAAACaggtgaaaacaaaaatatctgtTAAGTAGAcatgccctgcgtcccaatgtgcatactatccacactatctgccctaaatagtattgaaaattgcTAACATCatatagaatttaggatggatagtatgcacattgggacgcaggcggTGAGTTTTGCTCTGGCAAGCAACACtgacattttcttaaaaaatgtaaaaatcctttcctttttattttggCTAAGGCAAAAATACCACTTTTGACCACAAATCCTTAATAAAACAGTATCTGCTGTAAAAACTTCTCAGAACGCACAAAGGCCCATATAATTATGATCTTAATGGTTCTCGCATAAAcccaatatatttttataaaactgaaaaagCTTCCACTCTTGCATAACATTCAATCGGATGGAGGAAGCACATATGCCAGACTCATTTGTCATCTCTTATCAGCATATAGGCCTACTACATCACCAGGAAGCCATATTTTCACCAAGCGTATAGTGATCTGTAGTACTTCCCTCTATTTATGGAGAATGTCAATGTGTTCTTAGTAATATGGGAGCAGCTTGCCATGTGTTTGATTGAGCATGTGTGACCTGCACATAAGGATACAATACCATTATAATACACCTTAGATCGGACCACCAGACAAGCCGCTCCACTTAAACAAAGGAACAAAGACGTTTTCCCTCTACAAAACGTCCGAGTATTGAAAAGACCTTTGGCACCTTCATAGCTCTTTTATGTCTTGAAGTGCTCCCGAAGCCCAATTTGACTTCTTTATTTTGTGCTCCCCATGATGACCGCCCACCTCTGTGTTTATTAGGGAAGAGCTTCCTAAGATCAACAATATTGCTTTGGCCTTGACTTCACCACTGTGCTATTTCATATTCAAGGCGAGTTCCTTTGTTTATGTGCATATTTCGGACTCCAGAGTGATTATCACCGGGGGCTCAATTCCTGGACACGTATCACAGGAGTATACTTTAAGTTGATAATAGTGGCGGTGACATCATTCTGATCAATTGTTAGTCCACAGTTGAGTCGTCGAGGCTCAAATTTGTCATCCAGATATTTTGCCCTCACATTGTTTTGTAGCTTGAATATTTTTGGCACTGCAATTTTGAGTCCCATTTTATGAAAGGAGAACCTTCCTGTCTATTAGGATTTCCCCTTGTTTAAGTAAAATAGTCAACAAGGGTGTAACAAACCTGTGGAGCGTTTACTAGAAAAACAGGCTGAATCTATTACAAGAGCTGTTGAAAAAAGCAGCCGTTTTAGGTAAGTTAAGCAGATTTGGACGTTCTACCGGTCTGCTCAAGCTGATGTTCATCTGATTTTGGCCGCATTTACATGAGGTTCTTGAGAGCCAATTTCAATTAttttcctcccatgtggcacagatcaGATATGACCCACCAACGTGTAAGCAGGAAGAAAGCAAGTGGATTCAGATATTCTCTGATTGGTTTCAGCCCTAAtccatatgtggaaataaatcagctATGAAATGGATATGTGCATCAGATATTGTCTTTTCCACGGTAGCATATTCCTATGGAACTGGGCTGTTATACACTGCTGCCGTGGGTTGTTGTTTAGTTTGCAGGTTAAAACGATCTCCTCCTCCCCCTGGAATGTGATTttgaggaagaaaaaaacacagctgGGCTAGTTTTAGAATAGTTTTGATTATCTGTTGGGCTGATTTTGTTTTGCAGACATGGCAACCCTTTTTCCGGGTCTGTATGTCTACCTTGGGTTGTTCCGCCATTGTGTACATGCAGATGTTAGACATGGGTCACATTTAAAAGATGTAAGCTAGTcaaaaaatcggatatagtcaATATCAAGGgcatcaagacctgcagtgtaaatgtgGCCTTAGTTGGCCAAACCAGCTGACAAGTGTCCCTAACTCCTCTACAACCAGAAAACTACCTTAGGATGGTTTCAAATAAGAAACAGAgaataaatgtgaatattttaGTAGGGCCTATACATCATGAATGGGTAATTAATTAcaactgtgaaattaatataattttactaaataaaaacgCTTTTTTTAGAAAGCATGTATTAGTTCTTCTCTGGTGTTAATTAGCTATTTAATCAATCGATTATGCTGTGGAAATTATGCATGTCATTGCTTACGCTACATAGCTTGGTAATGATGACTAATGCAAGAACTGTAATGACAAATAAACACACCTGGTCATTTGTCTCTTCATTTataagtttatacaacagtgTAATTCAAGTCTGTAGCCAGTCAGTGTTTCTGTAGTGCATTAAAGCCGTTTTAAACATGTCTTTGATAATAtggcattttaatataatatgatgCATTATATTCAATATGACACATCATATTGAATATAATATGATGCACAACATTTGGTGCGTCTTCCGGAGCATGAGTACAACGTCAGGTTATTCCTTCCATCCTTCCGTAGTCTATCTGCCTGACTTTGTTGTTATATGTATTCTAAGGAGCCATGTGTGGTGCAGAATTGAaagatttataattattataaagttAACTTTGGGTCTACCCTTAAgagatttttgtaattttcattagATGTCAGAGGGATTTGCCACCTGTTTTGTTGTCCAAACCTTTAGAATATAAGCTACATTGTAAACAGGCCACATTATTTTGAGTACCTTCATTCAGGTTTGCAGGATGACTTCTCAATGTTAGTGGTTTGTTCAAATCCGTAAGTATTACCAGTAAGTAACACCTCCAAATAGGTGATACTGCATAAAATATGGTTTACAGTAGTGCCTTTAGTGCAGCATTGATTTAGCACAGCAGAGTCTGAACGAGTCTCTGTAACAGTAAATCCAGCGAGTTCTTCTCCTCCAGACGTCCAAGGGAAGAGTCTCTGGGTCACCTGCACCATGAATCACATGTTGACGGGAGCCTGCTGTGTCTCTCTGCTGGACTATAATTAGAAACATGCCTCGCGCTGCGCAGAGGAAACAGTTTGGATAACAAAGAAAGGAAAGTGTTTGCATCAGGCCGGCATGTACCGTGATTGCAGCTTGGCATTTCTTCTCGGACGTCCCCCGTTCCCTCATTACCACACACAGGTGAGGGGCAAAGAGCGGAGGCCTCGAGGGGCACACAAACTCCAGCTCCTCGTTGACTAATGATGAATAATCCATGACTGAATCACGCAAACAAGACTTATGCACCAAGGCACCATTCATGTATTGTGTAGCAGACGATTGAGAAGCCGTTAATAATGTGTCCTGGACATTTGGAGGGTTTCTAAACATTTGTGTTGGCTTGACCGCTTGCTTTACTTAAATATACAAGGCCTATAATCGCAGGTGGGACATGGAAATGGTTCTTAGATAGGATTTTACAGTTTCCCCCAAGATACAGAGATTGTATTGTGACACGCATGCAATGCAACGAATGACTCTCAAGGGTGGATCGGGTTATGAACCGGGTAAAAAATGGCTCCTGCTGACAGCTTTCATGCACAAGCATTTCCCTGAGCCCTGCTGAACACCAGATGCACTGTACGGACATATATCAACCACGAGTAACACAATAtaccacaaaagaaaataaaggttTCCGAACTGTCATAGACACCTGCAAACACTGATGTTTCTGTCTACAGTCATTCTTGAAAAATATCCGATCTGTCGTCTTTGACAGGCGTCATAGTAACAATGGATAGAGGTTATAAATTTGTACCTACTTTGTCTTATACTGTAATACTTTTACCTGTTCCGTATGCTGGAATTATAGTAGATACCCAGTTCATACACAAGTTTGTAAATCTTACGAATCTATCGGCCTGTCCTGAAGTATTAGGCACCGAGATGTTTGCAGCAGATCCTGCAAGGTGCGAGGTGGAACCTCCATGAATCAGTTTTGTAGGTCCAGCACATCCCATAGACACTCAATCGGATTGAGATTTGGGGAATTTGGAGGGCAACACCTTAAATTCTTTAGTCATGTTGCTCAAACCATTCCTGTACAATTTTTGCAGTGCGGCAAGGTGCATCATCCTGTTGAAAGAGGCCACTGCCATCAGGGAACACCATTGCCATGAAGGGGTGTATGTGTTCTACAATGATCTTTAGGTAGGTGAGGTGACAAAGGTAGGTGTCAAAGTAACATCTACATACAATGGCAGGACCCAAGGTTTCCCAGCAGAACATTGGCCGCACACACACTCGGCCATCCATCTGAtctaaaagaaaatgtaatttttcagaCCAGGTGACCTTCTTCCATTGCTCCATGGTCCAGTTCCCATTTTAGGTGCTTTTGGTGGTGTTTTGTGTGATCAGACCAGACATTCTGGCCTTCCCTCCCCATGTGCATCAGTAAGTCTTGAACGCCCATGATGCTGGTTCACTGTTTGTCCTTACTTGCACCACTTTTGGTAGGTACTAACCAGCTGCATACCAGGAATATCACACAAGTCTTGATGTTTGGAGTCTTCATGTATTATTCCTGCTTCCAACACATGAAATTCAAGAAGTGACTGTTCACTTGCTGTGTAATATATCCCACCCCTTGACAGATGCCGTTATATAATCAATGTTATTCACTTCACCTATCAGTGAATTTAATGTGGTGACTGATCAGTGTAGcctatatatcaaatatttcttaaaatataacCGAGTTATAGATGaagcttttttctgttttgaaatattaatgttttcatgATATTCTATTCAAAGCTGTTTAGTTTTGATACTTTTTAAGTGTCTTACACGTATTGTGCTGGACATAAGACAAAATACATGGGACTGTTAGAAAATAACAAGCTGAACTTGTCATTCTCTGAGTCCGTGTTTTTTCCAGTAATAGTACTCTGTGTGCTGATATTTTCACTAAATGAGCAAAGCTAGACATCTCCATACAATAGACAATGGACAGTTGTCATTTGGGGAGTTATTGTTTAACATGCCAAATGTCtgttaaattgatttttggaGTTCATATAGTCTCCTGTTTGAACTGTTGCCATTTTTTCCCTTGCATTTTCACTTGGGAGTCATCCTTTAATAATCCAAACCCGCTATTTTTGAGAATCCTCAGCAGAACTTTTTTCCTCCTTGTTTTCCTTCCACACCCCATTCTGAATGTATCTGTCTCATTCTTTTTCATGGAAGAATGATCTTAAAGATAGAAACTGCCCTATTTGGTGGAAATTGCCTTATTTGGTctggtttaaaaatatttcatatactTACTCAAAACTTAATTCACCCTTATATGCCAATTAACTGTCTTATATTGGTTTGATATATAGGAACATTCAGAAGAAACACATGAGATCTTATGAGAACTCCAGTTATAAATATTCATGTCTGTAGATTAATAGAAATGTATACTGAAGCTGGAGACAGTGTACTGAATGTTGTTGgctatttattcataaaatagtATGTTTCCATATGGTAAAATGAGGTATTATGAACAAataataaaccatttttaaactggatttttgtaaatccattataaatgtattattttctcAAAGCATTGAAACCATAATGAAACTGTAATGTAAACCATTTGATAATGTCAACTTTTAattgttataaaaatgtattagtatatgcaggaaataaatgtgaataataGATTAACCTaagattaatacattttataaaaatgttttgttaattgTTAACTGTCAAACCTGGC
The sequence above is a segment of the Onychostoma macrolepis isolate SWU-2019 chromosome 22, ASM1243209v1, whole genome shotgun sequence genome. Coding sequences within it:
- the hmox2a gene encoding heme oxygenase 2a, with amino-acid sequence MMAADSAVSNGGENILTESDDDILSPDDLSEVLAAGTKESHDKAENSPFVKDFLRGRIKRELFKLGTVALYYVYSAIEEEIEKNKDHPMFAPLYFPSELHRRDALAKDLEYLYGEDWESKISCSAATRPYVDRIHEVGCEDPVRLVAHAWTRYMGDLSGGQILKKVAQRALKLPPAGEGLNFYHFEGIHNPTAFKRLYRSRMNELEVDAETKEKLLDEANLAFKYNLDVFTELQEIGKDIKEEVQDIGFNAHGDMGGDISKCPYYAAKMAVSGNTTYACNFARMLLRQSTVQVILATWVAAVAGLAAWYLM